Genomic DNA from Haloplanus aerogenes:
CGACCGCATCGACGCCGACGCCATCCTCCGGACCGTCGCTGGCGCCGCCGAGTTTCACTCCGTCTCCGCGCGCCAGTCGGAGGCCGACGCCGTCGACGCCGTGTTAGGTAGCGAGGCCGACCAACTCGACGACGGCCCGCGCAAAGTCCTCGCCATCCTTCGTGCCTCGACCAGCGACTCCGTCCCCGCCGACCTGCGCAGCGACGCGTGGATCATCCGCCGGAACGCGCTTCGCCTCCTCGCCGCGCTCCGCGAGTTCCTCGCCCGCTTCGCCGGTCCGCGGGCCGCCAACCTCGCTCGCCGCCTCGAAGCCCGGATCGAACACGGCGTCAGCCGGGACGCCGTCTCGCTCACCGCCGTCGACGGTATCGGCGCCGGTCGCGCGCGAAACCTCGCCGCCGGCGGTCTCTCCCGCCCCGCCGACGTCGTCGACGCCGGCGCGACCGAACTCGAACGCGCCGGCCTCTCGGCGGGTGTTGCGGAACGTGTCGTCTCCGCGGCCGCCGACCTACCCGTCATCTCCGTCGACTGGGGCGACGTGCCCGACGCCGTCGCCGCCGGCGACAGTCAGATGTGCGAGGTCCGGGTGCGAAACACGGGCGGTGGCGCTCGCGTCGGCGTCCACGTCACCGTCAACGGCGTCGAGATGCACGAGAAAGAGACCTATCTCTCCGACGTGACGACGGTGCCGGTCGGAGTCTTTGGGGCAGACGCGGACGAACTCGACTTTCGTGTGGAGGTGACGTTTCCGGAATTGCCGATTCGGGCGTTCGTGGGGGAGCGGACGGTGCGAGTGGAGTAGTCGTCGCGCTTTACTGTTCAGCCATCACCTCGTCGAGTACCCTCCGGAGCGCCTCGGGATCGGCCGCCTCGTGATCCGCCAGATCGACCGCCTCCGGATCACCACCGTAGGCAATCGTCAGAATCCCGGCCCGCGTCGCCGCTCGGACGCCGTTCGGGGAGTCCTCGACGGCCACGCAGTTCTCGGGTGCGGCACCCACACGCTCCGCGGCGATGGCGTACACGTCCGGCGCCGGCTTGCCCGGGCCGTCCACGTCCTCCGTGCTCAACAGCACGTCCACGTCGAGGTCGAATCGCTCGACGACGCGTTCGATCCACTCCCGTGGGCTGGAGGAGACGATGGCGATGCCACAGCCCCGCTCCCGCAGGTCAGCGAGCAAGTCCTCGAACCCCGGCATCAGGTCGGCCGACTCGTAGAGGTCCTCGGCCGCCGACTCGTAGAGGTCGAGAAACTCCTCGCGGCTCAGCACCACCTCGTAGTTGTCGGCGAGGTAGTCGTAGGTCTCGCGGTAGTTGATGCCCCGAATCTCGTCCTGTTCGGGGGGATCATCCGGAACCGCCGCGGGCAGGATCACCTCTCGCTCCCGGGCGCGCCAGAAGTCCTCGGTGTCGACGATCACGCCGTCCATGTCGAACAGCACCGCGTCCATACGCACCGACCGCTCGCCATCGCTGAAAGGGCTTCGTCCGAGACTTTTCACCCGGAGCCGCGGCCACGCCGTCCCATGGCAGACGCCATCCGCGCTTTCGCCGGTGACTGCACCGTCGAGACGGACGACCGCACCCACCGCGGCCGGGTGCTCGTCCTCGTCAAACCCGACCGGACCGTCCTCGTCCACGACGCCGACGGCTACCAGCCCGTCGCGTGGCTCACTCGCGCCGACAGCGTCGCCATCCAGTCCGACGACGGCTTCGGCCTCACTGCCCACCTCGACGACCGCACGCTCCGCGTGACCGCCGACCGCATCCGCCGCTCCGTCTACCCCGTCACCGAGGCGGGCGTCCCCGTCGGGACCAGCCTCGACACCGGCGGACCGCTGATCCGCACCGGCGGCGCGGTGGTCGACCTCGACGCGGGCACGCGCTACCCGCTGGTCGCCGGCGCGACGGTCCTCGACGAGCGCTGTCCGGACTGCGGGCTTCCGAACATGCGCGTCGACCGCGGTGCCGCCTTCGAGGTGTGTATCGACCGCGCCTGCGACCCGCTGGACGACGCAGTGCGCGAGCGGTTCGACCGCGCGTGGGCCTGCCCGGACTGTGGATCGGACCTGCGGATCATCCGCCGACGTGGCCGCCTGCTGGCGGGCTGTGACGCCTATCCCGACTGCGAGACGGCCTTCACGATCCCCGCCGGCGTCGTCGTCGACGACTGTTCCTGTGGACTCCCCGTCTTCGAGACGGCGACGGGACAGCGGTGTCTGGACGGGACCTGTGACCGGCAGTGAGTCTCCCAGCTACCGCCCCGCACCACCCCGAACCGCACCGCAGGCCCTTTACCGCCGCCCCGCCCCCACACGGGTATGCAAGGGACGTTCGAGGGCGGGACCGTCCGGGTCGGTGGCGACGCCCGCCAGCGCTTCTACGACGCCCGCGGCTACGGCCGGCCGCTCGACGGCAACCGGATCGAACTCGCGCCCGTCGAGGCCGCCCACCTCCTCTTCCGGGGTGACCTCGACGCCGTCGTCGACGCCGAGGGCGAGCCGCTGGATTTCCGCGCCTTCCTCGTCGCCACGGACGCCGCCCTCGCGTTCGTCGTCTACAAGGACCTCCGCGACCGGGGCTTCTACCTCTCGCCCGCTCGCGATGGGTGGGTCGACGACCCCGACGGCGCCGACTTCGTCGTCTACCCGCGTGGGAAGGGGCCGGCCGACGACGCGGTCGCCTACCGCGTCCGCGTCGCCGGTGAACGCGAGACCATCGCCGCCGCCGCCCTCGGAGACATCGTCCTCGCCGTCGTCGACGAGGAGGGTGAACTCACCTACTTGGAGACGGAGCGAGTGGGTGTCGAGGGCGAGATGGAGGCCGACGAGGAATCGTACTACGATCCCCCGACCGACCTCGACGCCGCGCTCCTCGCGGACCGGGCGGTGGTGTGGGAGCCGCCGGCCGCCCTCCACGATCGGGGCTTCTACGGCCAGCGACTCCACGGCCGGAACGCCGAGTCCGGCCCGCTCCAGCTATCACTCGTGGAGGCGGCGTATCTCGCCCGTCGGGGCGCGCTCGCACTCGACGAACCTCGCGTCGTCGAGCGCGGACGCGCGGTGGAGGGCGAGCGCTTCGACCGCCGCCTCCGCGCCTACGCGGCGCTCCGGGCGGCGGGTAGCGTCCCCAAGAGCGGGTTCAAGTTCGGCGCCGACTTCCGAACCTACGACACCTTCACCACCGTCTCGGAGATGGACCACTCGACCCGCCTGATCCGCGTCGTCTCGCCCGATCACACCTTCCTCCCGCGGGACCTCTCCCTGGACGTGCGGCTGGCGGGCGGGGTCCGGAAGCGAATGGTTTTTGCGCTGACCGACGTGAACGAGGGGATAGACTGGCTCTCGGTCGAGCGACTCACGCCCTAACATGACACGAGACGACTCAGGAGACGCCGATTCGGCGTCCGACGACGATCCGCGAGACCCGACGACTGTGACCGACGGTGGCAACACTGCCGCCGGCGCCGACGATGTCGCGCTCGACCCGTGGGGCTCCTCGACCGTCTCCGACTACCGCAAACTGTTCGAGGAGTTCGGCATCGAGACGTTCGACGACGTGCTCGACGAGGTGCCCAACCCACACTATCTGATGCGCCGGGGCGTCATCTTCGGCCACCGTGACTACCGCCCCGTCGCACGGGCGCTCCGCGAGGGCGAGGACGCCGCCGTCCTCTCGGGCTTCATGCCCACCGGCGACCCACACATCGGCCACAAACTCGTCTTCGACGAGATCATCTGGCACCAGCAGGAAGGCGCGGACGCCTACGCTCTCATCGCCGACTTGGAGGCCCACAGCGCCCGCGGCCTCTCGTGGGACGAAATCGACGAACACGCCCGCGACTACCTGCTCTCCTTGCTCGCGCTGGGGTTCGACCCCGAGGACGGGGAGCTGTATCGGCAGTCCACGAACCGCGAGGTGCAGGATCTCGCGTTCGAACTCGGGTCGAACGCCCGCTTCGCGGAGTTCGAGGGAATCTACGGCTTCGACGGCGAAACTTCCGTCTCCCACATGCAGTCCGTCGTCACGCAGATGGCTGACATCCTCTATCCCCAGCTCGAGGAGCCGAAGCCGACGGTCATCCCCGTCGGCCCGGATCAGGACCCACACATGCGCCTCGCGCGCGACGTGGCCGCGCGGATGCGCTACTTCAAGGTGACCGAGGCCTACGCGAGCTTCGAGGCCGACGCCGCGGAGCGCGACCACCTCGCGGCCGCCTACGCGGCACTAGAGGACGACCTCGACACCGTGCGCTGTGAGGACGCCGCCGACTGGCTGGAGGCGGAGATGGCGCCCGACGCCGTCCGCGACACGGTGATAGAGAAACTCCGCGCGGCGGGGAAGGAGCCGCTCCGTCCCCGGGTTCGCTTCCTCGACCGCAACGCCACCGACGAGGCCTTCGACGCCCTGATCGACGCCGTGCCGGGCGAGAAGCGCCGCTACGACGAACACATCGACGCGTTCGACATGGACCGCGAGGCGGCCGAGGAGTTGGCCCGCGAGGTGGAGGTCGACCACGGCGGCTACGGTTTCCTCCCGCCCTCTTCCATCTACCACCGGTTCATGACGGGGCTGACGGGTGGGAAGATGTCCTCATCCGTCCCCGCGTCTCACATCTCCCTCCTCGACGACCCCGAGGACGGCTACGACAAGGTGAAGTCCGCGACGACGGGCGGGCGCGAGACGGCGGAGAAACAGCGCGAGTTGGGCGGCGAGGCCGACGAGTGCCCCGTCTACGAACTCTACGCCTACCTCCTCTCCGGCGACGACGACGAGTTCGCCACCGAGGTGTACGAGGAGTGTGTCGGCGGCGAGCGCCTCTGTGGCGGCTGCAAAGAGCAGGCGGCGGAACTCATGCGCGAATTTCTGGAGGAACACCAGGAGAAACGCGACGAGATGGCGGAAGTGCTGGACGACCTGGATATCGACCTCGACTCGGATCGCCGAGGCGTGCCCGGTAGTGGGCACTAGGGGTTGCAGAACGCTTTTTTGCCACCGCACGAATCGAACCCACATGGCGACCGAACCCGCCACGACCGACTCGCTCGCCCGCGAAGCGACCGCGTTCGGGTTCGGCTTCGGTTTCTTTTCCCACCGTTAGGTCGGCGGACTCCGCCCGCGGCGGGCGGACGAAATCGACCCGCTCGGCCGGCCACGCGGCGGGCGTGGCCGGAAGCCTTCGGAACTGCTAACTGGCCAGCTTGGATGAACGTGGACAAGAGAGAATGCGACTCCCGGAATCACAGGTCGCGGTGTTGGAAGCCGCGAGCGCGACGGAGGAACGGACGATCGAACAGTTGAGCGACGACACGGGCCTGAAACCCGAGACGGTGACGGGCGCGGCCTTCGATCTCGAAGACGAGGGATTGGTGTCGGTGTCGGCCGCCGAGACGGTATCCTACGCCGTCACGGACGAGGGCGAGACGTACGCCGACGCGGGCCTGCCCGAGGTGCGCCTCTACCGCGCCGCCGTCGACGCCGGCGCCGACGATGCCCCCGTCTCGATGGGCGAAGTCATCGGCGCGGCCGACCTCGGTGGCCCCGCGGTGGACATCGCCCTCGCCAACTACGCCCGGAAGGGGTACGGCGAGGTGAAGTCGGGACAGATTACCGCCGACCCCGACGCGGACCCCGACGCAGACCCCGAGGCGGCGGCGCTGGCTGCGCTGGTCGACGGTGAGGACGGCGCGGACGAGGACGCCCTCGACGAACTCGTCCGCCGTGGGCTCGTCGAACGGAGCGAGGGCGCCGTCCGCTCGGTGACGCTCACCGACGCGGGCGTGACCGCCCTGATGGAGGGCGTCGAGGTGGCGGCAACGGTCGACCGCCTCACGCCCGAGATGCTCGCTTCCGGCGAGTGGCAGGACGTAGAGTTCGCGGCGTACAACGTCGAGGCCGACGCGC
This window encodes:
- a CDS encoding tryptophan--tRNA ligase codes for the protein MTRDDSGDADSASDDDPRDPTTVTDGGNTAAGADDVALDPWGSSTVSDYRKLFEEFGIETFDDVLDEVPNPHYLMRRGVIFGHRDYRPVARALREGEDAAVLSGFMPTGDPHIGHKLVFDEIIWHQQEGADAYALIADLEAHSARGLSWDEIDEHARDYLLSLLALGFDPEDGELYRQSTNREVQDLAFELGSNARFAEFEGIYGFDGETSVSHMQSVVTQMADILYPQLEEPKPTVIPVGPDQDPHMRLARDVAARMRYFKVTEAYASFEADAAERDHLAAAYAALEDDLDTVRCEDAADWLEAEMAPDAVRDTVIEKLRAAGKEPLRPRVRFLDRNATDEAFDALIDAVPGEKRRYDEHIDAFDMDREAAEELAREVEVDHGGYGFLPPSSIYHRFMTGLTGGKMSSSVPASHISLLDDPEDGYDKVKSATTGGRETAEKQRELGGEADECPVYELYAYLLSGDDDEFATEVYEECVGGERLCGGCKEQAAELMREFLEEHQEKRDEMAEVLDDLDIDLDSDRRGVPGSGH
- a CDS encoding HAD family hydrolase, whose translation is MDAVLFDMDGVIVDTEDFWRAREREVILPAAVPDDPPEQDEIRGINYRETYDYLADNYEVVLSREEFLDLYESAAEDLYESADLMPGFEDLLADLRERGCGIAIVSSSPREWIERVVERFDLDVDVLLSTEDVDGPGKPAPDVYAIAAERVGAAPENCVAVEDSPNGVRAATRAGILTIAYGGDPEAVDLADHEAADPEALRRVLDEVMAEQ
- a CDS encoding topoisomerase DNA-binding C4 zinc finger domain-containing protein, which codes for MADAIRAFAGDCTVETDDRTHRGRVLVLVKPDRTVLVHDADGYQPVAWLTRADSVAIQSDDGFGLTAHLDDRTLRVTADRIRRSVYPVTEAGVPVGTSLDTGGPLIRTGGAVVDLDAGTRYPLVAGATVLDERCPDCGLPNMRVDRGAAFEVCIDRACDPLDDAVRERFDRAWACPDCGSDLRIIRRRGRLLAGCDAYPDCETAFTIPAGVVVDDCSCGLPVFETATGQRCLDGTCDRQ
- the endA gene encoding tRNA-intron lyase; this encodes MQGTFEGGTVRVGGDARQRFYDARGYGRPLDGNRIELAPVEAAHLLFRGDLDAVVDAEGEPLDFRAFLVATDAALAFVVYKDLRDRGFYLSPARDGWVDDPDGADFVVYPRGKGPADDAVAYRVRVAGERETIAAAALGDIVLAVVDEEGELTYLETERVGVEGEMEADEESYYDPPTDLDAALLADRAVVWEPPAALHDRGFYGQRLHGRNAESGPLQLSLVEAAYLARRGALALDEPRVVERGRAVEGERFDRRLRAYAALRAAGSVPKSGFKFGADFRTYDTFTTVSEMDHSTRLIRVVSPDHTFLPRDLSLDVRLAGGVRKRMVFALTDVNEGIDWLSVERLTP